The window attccCTTCTCTCATGTTATCAGCGAGATGCTGCCACTGCACCGAATGTTGGTGATCGGGTACCTTATGTTATCATTAAAGCTGCAAAAGGTGCCAAGGTAATCTATACAGGAATatctattgattttttttttggtatgtCAATTGGTGTATATCAACTATAGCTGATGTATGTTCAGGCTTATGAACGATCGGAGGATCCTATCTATGTTCTAGAACATAGCATCCCAATTGATGCACAGTACTATCTTGAGAACCAAATAAGCAAGGTCAGTGAGGCTGGCCATCACGCACTGTAATTAGCTTCATATGCACTTTCTTCTGGTGGTGATGTGACATTATTGCTGCAGCCACTGCTAAGAATTTTCGAGCCAATTCTGAAGAATGCTAGCAAGGAACTTCTTTCCGGAAGCCACACAAGATCTATTTCAATCTCTACTCCTTCCAATAGTGGCATAATGAAGTTTGCTAAGAAACAACTCACTTGCCTCGGTTGCAAAGCATTACTCAGGTATCGGTTTCATGTTctctcatatatgtatatacaattTTGCGTGTGATATTCTCATATGCTTATGCACAATACATGACACGTTATTATGACCTTCATCTTCAATGGCCCTAATGAAATTGACGAAAAATGTGTGGTGTTTTTCTTCCAGCAACAAGGATCATACTCTCTGTTCTCACTGCAAGGGAAGAGAAGCAGAACTTTACTGTAAAACAGTGGCAAACGGTATTGCCCTGCATCGCTCGCTTCATAAAACTTCTGCGctcaattttcaattaagtTTGTTTGTGTTGATTTACAAATTATGAATTGATTGTAGTGTCTGAACTGGAGGAGCTTTTTGGGAAATTGTGGACGCAGTGCCAAGAATGTCAAGGATCACTCCATCAAGATGTCCTCTGCACAAGGTTCTTCTTACTCCTTACCTTCTTTGAGGTTCCTTTAATGTCATGGTCTCATAATCTTTTGGTTCGTCTGTCTCtctagtcgggattgccccaTATTTTACCGGAGGAAGAAGGTGCAAAAGGACATGGCCGAGGCCCAAAGACAATTAGACAGATGGGACTTCTGACACTTCCTGGTGCGCGTCTTGTCCCTCTTTGTTATGCTCATGTTCATACCCGACATCACTGGAGATATGGGCAAGAATCGCAAAAAACTCGGTCAGTGGTCCCTTTTAGTTTTTAGAAAGAGTGGGATCCATGAAATACTTGGTGTTTGGGTGGGTATCATGTCTCTTGCTCGTAGAGTACTCTTATTGATTCTGTCACTGTCAAAACCCGTCTTATGACATGTAATGTACTGACATGCTTAAGAAAATCAACGAACCAACTCAATAGAACCAACTGAGTTTCTTCGAAAGGAAAAGAATTCAATCTCCTCCAGCATAGACTTCCACCCAACGCCGTAATCCATTCCCTCTCAGAGGAAAAGAGGACACCCTCCAACTTGCTAGGGAGATGAACATTAGTCATGTGGAAGTTGAGCCTGATGTGAAAATCGTCTTTAAGGTGATATGGGGTGCCACTACTGATCATGTTTCTTATCAAACCATTATTAATGATTGCAGGTAATTGGCGGAATGCTTCACAGAGATCCACACTAGACATCTATACTAAAGCTATTAGTTGTGTGGCTATTTTTGCTAGATAGGACGCCCTCCCCTCCAGGAGAATTTGTATTTTGATGTTCCGGGTTGTGTAGCTTTTATGTTTATTGCAACGGGATGTACTTGATGCAGCTATCACGAGGAGGGTCAACCGTCGATGTATAGCGGAAATGAGGTATAAGAGCAGATTGTAATTAGATATTGTAGATTTCTCCTTAATGCAGTTGATTGGGTATATACAAGGTGGGTCTTGTGTTGTAGTGCTTCCATGCTGAACAGCATATCGTGTAAAAGTGAAAGCAACCATCATATCGTGTAAGAGCTCATGAAACCCAAGATTTTTGCACAGCATAACTTTTGGTAAAGGAAAACACCACATGGACATCCAAAGAAAATCAAGATAAAAagccaagaaaagaaaatcctcTCGAGACATTTGTAATTAtacaaatcaaattaaaacaTAAGATAGAAGCAGTAGCCCCTTCAGGTTTTTGAACAAACGAGTCTAAAGGCGTATGATTGCAACTCGCTCCTCCTTCTCGCAGTTCATTGATGGAGAGCTTTAGCACGGcactacatatatatgtggctTTCCCCTCTTTCTCGCAGTTAATTGATGGAGGGTTTTAACATGGCACAACTTATATGAGGCTTCCATCCACCATCGGATGGCCGCTGAAACGAAGAGGTCAAGTGTACAATCTAATCCGCGTCTTGATGGGTTCTCGGCACAGAGGGCAAGAAGAGAGTGACGCCCCACATTCCTTGCATGTCTGTCAACGAGAAAGATAAAAGCAATGAAATTGCTAAGTTACCACTTCACAGATGATTCGAGTTCTCTGTCTCCGCTATAAGAAAAGTGTCCAAACAAGTGCACTTAATCTATCATGTCACTCAAATGCCAGAGGCATCAAGAACTTGGTAAACTTTGAGCTTAGAGAAATACTAATTGCAAGTAAATCCAAAACGAGGGCACTCACCATGTGGCCACAACCAAAAGCCATGTCCTTCGGATTGGTCAAGCAAATGGGGCAAACCTTGAACAGCACAAATTACAGTGTTAACAATCGAAATGGCAACTCAAACAAGATGCCCGAAGTTCAGCAATTATAATAGGTAGAATCGAATTTTACTGGTTCAACAGAAGCACCAGGCTCAGATTTCTGAGAGCTTGTCATATGTGGGACCGACTTAACCCTATCGTCACGATCAACCACCTCTCGCGGTGGTGGGAGCGGCCTTATGCGTTGACCCTTTGGTTCTCCACTGCTTAAAATGCTTAGTGTGACTCAAATTTGGAACTTAAATTTCGAAAAAGGGTGCAATTGTGATCTTTACCTGAGATTGATGCTCTGGGTGGCTCTGTACTGGAACGGGATCTCCATGAGAGCAGCAAGCGCAAAGGCTGCTTCTTTCTTTGAAACATCTTGGTTATCAGACATGATTTTTGTAAAGTTCACAAACTGAAAAAAGGAAGGGGAATGCTTACAATGTgagcaaaacacgaaaaacaaAGATTTGTATTTTCAATCTGATGGTCGATAGGGCGTTAGGAACTGTTACCTGGAAGTTATCAAATCCACGCTGTGGAATATTATCGTCGAATTGCTGCATTGCATCCCATGGTCCATCACCCACACCAACTAAAATGATCGAGAGTGGGTATTGGCTGCTCTTCATGGTTCCAACCATCAAGACAAAAGGAATAACATTCTAAATTATATTGTACAATTTTACCGAGCAAGAAATCATTACGACCGTATTTGATGTAAAGGTTAACACCGCCAAGGAtgacagtatatatatatatatatatatatagggttAACTCATTTCTATTTGCCTTTCCATTCTGctcattctatatatatatatatggttaacTCATTTCTATTTGCCTTTCCATTCTGCTCATTCTTTCCAGATATGACCAAATAGAAATGACATCATATACCTAGCAGCCACTATAGAGTTTAT of the Punica granatum isolate Tunisia-2019 chromosome 6, ASM765513v2, whole genome shotgun sequence genome contains:
- the LOC116210996 gene encoding E3 ubiquitin-protein ligase RGLG3 isoform X3; translation: MEPDYRNKRQSKNIGDNFSSLDQVTTALRESGLESSNLILGIDFTKSNEWTASTHDQYVFSFYPDHRPCHGFMEVLARYREIVPRLKLSGPTSFAPIIDAAVDIVAGSNGQYHVLVIIADGQVTRSPDVPRGRFSPQEQATINSIVAASQYPLSIILVGVGDGPWDAMQQFDDNIPQRGFDNFQFVNFTKIMSDNQDVSKKEAAFALAALMEIPFQYRATQSINLSSGEPKGQRIRPLPPPREVVDRDDRVKSVPHMTSSQKSEPGASVEPVCPICLTNPKDMAFGCGHMTCKECGASLSSCPLCREPIKTRIRLYT